One part of the Negativicoccus succinicivorans genome encodes these proteins:
- the glmS gene encoding glutamine--fructose-6-phosphate transaminase (isomerizing): MCGIVGYVGFQDAASFLIDGLRKLEYRGYDSAGIACYENGKIEIRKKVGGIANLESYLESHPVHGQIGIGHTRWATHGRPSDVNAHPHGDAENRFVVVHNGIIENFMELKRDLIAKGHVFVSETDTEVIAHLLADLHDGDFLSTVQKMLDVVDGSYSLAVMDRDEPDKLICTKKDNPLIVGLGDGENFIASDIPAIINATRDIYILNDGEIATVTADSVRVIDREGRPIDKKVHHVDWSAEAAEKGGYEHFMLKEINEQPKAIRDTMAMHIHKEDQSVYFDELGWTKDDLQQVNKILITACGTAYHAGLVAKYYIEQIARIPVEVDIASEYRYRDPLTDENTFCIVISQSGETSDTLAALKEAKRRGAKSLAVTNTVGSSIAREADAVVYTVAGPEISVASTKAYTTQLVALLLLAVYFGRINENLSREEEKAIVSALIDAPEKCHEIFENTEMIKTFAKHYGFAEDVFFIGRSIDYAVAMEGALKLKEISYIHAEAYAGGELKHGTLALVVQGTPIIAIVTQDHVREKMFSNIQEVSAREAIVIGIGYDDDAELDHFVKHAIRIPRTHRFIAPILSVIPLQLLAYYAAITRGTNVDKPRNLAKSVTVE, translated from the coding sequence ATGTGCGGTATTGTCGGCTATGTGGGATTTCAGGATGCGGCGTCGTTTTTAATTGACGGTTTGCGTAAATTGGAATACCGCGGCTATGATTCGGCGGGGATCGCCTGCTATGAAAACGGGAAGATTGAGATTCGCAAAAAAGTAGGCGGCATCGCCAACTTGGAGTCCTACCTCGAATCGCATCCCGTTCACGGGCAGATCGGTATCGGCCATACGCGCTGGGCGACGCACGGACGTCCGTCGGATGTCAACGCGCATCCGCACGGCGATGCGGAAAATCGTTTTGTCGTCGTGCACAACGGCATTATTGAAAATTTCATGGAATTGAAACGCGACCTCATCGCCAAAGGGCATGTCTTCGTTTCCGAAACGGATACGGAAGTCATCGCGCATTTGCTGGCGGATTTACATGACGGCGATTTTTTGTCGACCGTGCAAAAAATGTTGGACGTGGTTGACGGCTCCTATTCGTTGGCGGTGATGGACCGCGACGAACCGGACAAGCTGATCTGCACCAAAAAGGATAATCCGCTGATCGTCGGGCTCGGCGACGGCGAAAATTTCATCGCGTCGGATATTCCCGCGATCATCAATGCGACGCGCGATATTTACATCTTAAATGACGGCGAAATCGCTACCGTGACGGCGGACAGCGTGCGCGTGATCGATCGGGAAGGGCGTCCGATCGATAAAAAAGTGCACCATGTGGACTGGTCGGCGGAAGCGGCGGAAAAAGGCGGCTACGAACATTTCATGTTGAAAGAAATCAACGAGCAGCCTAAAGCGATCCGCGACACCATGGCGATGCATATTCATAAAGAAGATCAGTCGGTGTATTTTGATGAACTCGGCTGGACGAAAGACGACCTGCAACAGGTCAATAAGATTTTAATTACGGCCTGCGGCACCGCGTACCACGCGGGACTCGTAGCGAAATATTATATCGAACAGATCGCCCGCATTCCGGTCGAAGTGGATATCGCGTCGGAATACCGGTATCGCGATCCGTTGACGGATGAAAACACGTTCTGCATCGTGATCAGCCAATCGGGCGAAACGAGCGATACGCTGGCGGCGCTGAAAGAAGCGAAACGCCGCGGCGCGAAGAGTCTCGCCGTGACCAATACGGTAGGTTCGTCGATCGCGCGCGAAGCGGACGCGGTGGTGTATACGGTCGCCGGTCCGGAAATTTCGGTCGCGTCCACCAAAGCGTACACGACGCAGCTGGTGGCGTTGCTGTTGCTCGCGGTGTATTTCGGACGGATCAACGAAAATCTGTCCCGCGAGGAAGAAAAAGCGATTGTTTCCGCGCTCATCGACGCGCCGGAAAAATGCCACGAAATTTTTGAAAATACGGAAATGATCAAGACGTTCGCCAAACATTACGGTTTCGCGGAAGACGTGTTCTTCATCGGCCGTTCGATCGACTACGCGGTCGCGATGGAAGGCGCGCTCAAGCTCAAAGAGATCTCCTACATTCACGCGGAGGCCTATGCCGGCGGCGAACTCAAGCACGGCACGTTGGCGCTGGTCGTGCAGGGCACGCCGATCATCGCGATCGTGACGCAGGATCATGTACGGGAAAAAATGTTCAGCAATATCCAGGAGGTCAGCGCGCGCGAAGCCATCGTGATCGGCATCGGTTATGACGACGACGCCGAACTCGATCATTTCGTGAAACACGCGATTCGCATTCCGCGCACGCATCGTTTCATCGCGCCGATTTTATCCGTGATACCGTTGCAGTTGTTGGCGTACTACGCGGCCATTACGCGCGGCACGAATGTCGATAAACCGCGCAACCTCGCGAAATCCGTTACCGTCGAATAA
- a CDS encoding glycosyltransferase family 9 protein gives MKILAIRMDKIGDTLMTVPSFRTLRRMYPDAEITALANTYTRPIIERIHSVDEILCADEYSHDELVKLLNERHYDMLISLHDFRPASELILELDIPYKMGIQRNSQHNQDVYPQGFVQNRFHYNNLDKMQHEAEYTLEILEHVDAERYHNARTDDFTIPLTAEEKATAAEFWAREAVTSPVLFVSPAMGGSGMTLPIEAWAEVLQDFQDAHPDWTILLGCYRPKQAPRDILVDTHLPFDEYAFCQAINDRLQKPVTIFANHRSIFHAAAVIQRCDLFLGPSTGTFHLAWTQGTPVVGVFGCEPNHCWQRWGSLKQPHYHFVMNEAKEYIRSGSVIMRTLRRWRYSLYKRQERRKHGKFTPKMLYTTFNATKRKELAALLNQAAAEVTRPQ, from the coding sequence ATGAAAATTCTTGCCATCCGCATGGATAAAATCGGCGATACCTTGATGACCGTGCCGTCGTTTCGCACCCTCCGGCGCATGTATCCCGACGCGGAAATCACGGCGCTTGCCAACACGTACACTCGCCCGATTATCGAACGTATTCACTCGGTCGATGAGATTCTTTGCGCCGATGAGTATTCGCATGACGAGCTTGTAAAATTATTAAACGAACGCCATTACGACATGTTGATTTCGCTCCACGATTTTCGTCCGGCGTCCGAGCTTATTCTGGAACTTGACATCCCGTACAAGATGGGAATTCAGCGCAACTCGCAGCACAACCAAGACGTATATCCGCAAGGCTTTGTCCAAAATCGCTTTCATTATAATAACTTAGACAAAATGCAACATGAAGCGGAATACACGTTGGAGATCTTGGAGCATGTCGATGCGGAGCGTTACCATAACGCGCGCACGGACGACTTCACCATTCCGCTGACGGCGGAGGAAAAAGCGACGGCAGCGGAATTTTGGGCGCGTGAAGCCGTTACCTCGCCCGTTCTTTTCGTCAGTCCCGCCATGGGCGGTTCCGGCATGACCTTACCGATCGAAGCATGGGCGGAGGTGTTGCAGGACTTTCAAGACGCCCATCCCGACTGGACGATTTTGCTCGGTTGCTATCGTCCGAAGCAGGCGCCGCGTGATATTTTAGTGGATACGCATTTGCCCTTTGATGAATACGCTTTTTGCCAAGCGATCAATGACCGTCTGCAAAAACCGGTGACGATTTTCGCCAACCATCGCTCGATTTTCCATGCGGCCGCCGTCATTCAGCGTTGCGACCTTTTCCTCGGACCGTCCACCGGCACTTTCCATTTGGCGTGGACGCAAGGCACGCCCGTCGTCGGCGTTTTCGGCTGCGAACCCAACCACTGCTGGCAACGTTGGGGATCGCTCAAGCAACCGCATTACCATTTTGTCATGAACGAAGCGAAAGAATATATTCGTTCCGGAAGTGTCATCATGCGCACCTTACGGCGCTGGCGCTACAGTCTCTACAAGCGACAGGAACGCAGAAAGCACGGCAAGTTTACGCCGAAAATGCTGTATACGACTTTCAACGCGACCAAACGCAAAGAGCTCGCCGCCTTGCTGAACCAAGCCGCGGCGGAAGTCACCCGGCCGCAATAA
- a CDS encoding glycosyltransferase family 9 protein, protein MDQTGIQNKIKNARQALVLLPMALGDFTYWQLVLRAFAEQYPQLQMDLMPDEYFINTRFHRGAGALVNPIICDWAAQTDIFHDVYADLYTGDSEAALARAKKVGYDVVFVMSSRGRLLVAEAARALFPQAAIVSWSLRERWFKFGADRRRFEKAVDFIVPENPQRFKKIIQNYNYFFQTAARMPTYDWAERAALTVPAEALERARRWREERGIAETAPLYFINPFAKNKKRTWPLPKVAALIRALSERPEFQQAVFLINGLPSDQDAIAAMIRDEQLPRAYGFTADQGFWDLPAMLAHSHLIISVETAIMHIASLLHRPQIILMRLKNPEWVPVNEKELRIIWNRKRRHHIKDIEVAEVIEKIINEQ, encoded by the coding sequence ATGGATCAGACAGGCATTCAAAATAAAATTAAAAACGCGCGTCAGGCGCTCGTTCTTTTGCCGATGGCGTTGGGTGATTTTACCTATTGGCAGTTGGTTTTGCGCGCGTTCGCCGAACAGTATCCGCAGTTGCAGATGGACTTGATGCCGGACGAGTATTTTATTAATACGCGTTTTCATAGGGGGGCCGGCGCGCTCGTCAATCCGATCATCTGCGATTGGGCGGCGCAAACGGACATTTTCCATGATGTATACGCGGATCTCTATACGGGAGATTCGGAGGCGGCGTTGGCGCGGGCGAAAAAAGTCGGTTATGACGTCGTCTTCGTCATGTCGAGCCGCGGCCGCTTGCTCGTCGCGGAGGCGGCGCGCGCGTTATTCCCACAAGCGGCGATTGTCTCATGGTCGTTGCGCGAACGCTGGTTTAAGTTCGGCGCGGATCGGCGACGGTTTGAAAAAGCCGTCGATTTTATCGTGCCGGAAAATCCGCAACGATTCAAAAAAATTATTCAAAATTACAATTACTTTTTCCAAACGGCGGCGCGGATGCCGACGTACGATTGGGCGGAGCGGGCGGCGCTGACCGTGCCGGCGGAAGCGCTGGAACGCGCGCGACGTTGGCGCGAGGAACGAGGCATCGCGGAAACGGCGCCGCTTTACTTCATTAACCCGTTCGCGAAAAACAAAAAACGCACGTGGCCGTTGCCGAAAGTGGCGGCGCTGATCCGCGCGCTCAGCGAGCGACCGGAATTTCAACAGGCGGTCTTTCTGATCAACGGTTTACCGAGCGATCAGGACGCCATTGCGGCGATGATTCGCGACGAGCAGTTGCCTCGCGCTTACGGCTTCACGGCGGACCAAGGTTTTTGGGATTTGCCGGCGATGCTTGCGCACAGTCATCTGATCATTTCCGTGGAAACGGCGATCATGCATATCGCGTCATTATTGCACCGCCCGCAAATTATTCTGATGCGGTTGAAAAATCCGGAATGGGTACCGGTCAATGAAAAGGAACTCCGCATTATTTGGAATCGCAAACGGCGTCACCATATCAAAGACATCGAAGTCGCGGAAGTAATCGAAAAAATTATAAATGAGCAATAA